The following coding sequences lie in one Chionomys nivalis chromosome 8, mChiNiv1.1, whole genome shotgun sequence genomic window:
- the Ric3 gene encoding protein RIC-3 isoform X4: MEKLINRVGPNGESRAQTVTSDQEKRLLHQLREITRVMKEGKFIDTSTPEKEAEEAPYMEDWEGYPEETYPVYDLSDSIKRRQETILVDYPDPKEPSAEEIAERIGVMEEEGSEHLSWDHLPTHPGAQEDNSVTLCDPKPESCSCCFHEEEDPAVLAENAGFSADGYSEQEEATKEDWSQDFTTEGLEISTGNTHMGGMLRKRNLQSLE, encoded by the exons CAGAGCACAGACTGTGACATCTGACCAAGAGAAACGATTACTGCATCAGCTCCGAGAAATCACGAGGGTCATGAAAGAAGGCAAGTTCATTGACACATCTACTCCAGAGAAGGAAGCCGAGGAAGCCCCTTACATGGAGGACTGGGAAG GTTACCCTGAAGAGACTTATCCAGTGTATGACCTTTCCGATAGTATCAAGCGTAGGCAAGAAACAATCCTGGTGGATTACCCTGATCCAAAAGAGCCCTCTGCTGAAGAAATAGCTGAACGAATAGGGGTGATGGAAGAGGAAGGGTCAGAGCATTTGAGCTGGGATCATTTGCCCACTCACCCTGGGGCCCAGGAAGATAATTCTGTTACCCTGTGTGATCCGAAACCAGAATCATGCTCCTGCTGTTTTCATGAAGAAGAGGATCCTGCTGTCTTGGCAGAGAATGCTGGTTTCAGTGCAGATGGCTACAGTGAGCAAGAGGAAGCCACCAAGGAAGACTGGTCCCAAGACTTCACAACTGAGGGGTTGGAAATCAGCACTGGTAACACACACATGGGTGGCATGTTGAGAAAGCGCAACCTCCAGAGTTTAGAGTGA